A stretch of the Rosa rugosa chromosome 5, drRosRugo1.1, whole genome shotgun sequence genome encodes the following:
- the LOC133710907 gene encoding auxin-induced protein 22D — MDSKSYDNDLNLNLKATELRLGLPGSDASEDQAVPVPSSALNKKRALPEKSEEVIGSKGNTDDAEKITAPPAKAQIVGWPPVRSYRKNCLQANKISEAETPGIYVKVSMDGAPYLRKIDLKVYKGYPDLLKALESMFKFIVGQYSEREGYKGSDYAPTYEDKDGDWMLVGDVPWEMFMSSCKKLRIMKGSEARGLGCGV; from the exons ATGGACAGCAAGAGCTATGATAATGATCTTAACCTCAACCTCAAGGCAACCGAGCTGAGGTTGGGGTTGCCGGGATCAGATGCAAGCGAAGATCAAGCAGTGCCGGTTCCCAGTAGTGCTTTAAACAAGAAGAGAGCATTGCCTGAGAAAAGTGAAGAAGTGATTGGATCCAAGGGGAACACTGATGATGCTGAAAAGATAACTGCTCCTCCTGCAAA GGCACAAATAGTGGGGTGGCCACCAGTTAGATCTTACAGGAAGAACTGCCTTCAGGCCAATAAGATTAGTGAGGCTGAGACTCCTGGGATTTATGTGAAAGTGAGCATGGATGGGGCACCTTACCTCAGAAAGATTGATCTGAAGGTTTACAAAGGTTACCCAGATCTGCTAAAGGCTCTAGAATCCATGTTTAAATTCATTGTGGGCCAATACTCAGAGAGGGAAGGCTACAAAGGATCAGATTATGCACCTACTTACGAGGACAAAGATGGTGACTGGATGCTAGTTGGAGATGTTCCATGGGA AATGTTCATGTCATCCTGTAAGAAGTTGAGAATCATGAAAGGGTCAGAAGCTAGAGGCTTGGGCTGTGGTGTATGA
- the LOC133710225 gene encoding alpha-mannosidase I MNS4 isoform X2: MFYHAFNGYMDHAFPLDELRPHSCGGEDSLGGYALTLIDALDTLALLGDRDRFAASVEWIGKNLQFNINKTVSVFETTIRVLGGLLSAHLIASDYATGMRIPTYDNQLLNLAEDLGRRLLPAFDTPSGIPFGSVNLMYGVDEHESRITSTAGGGTLSLEFGVLSRLTNDPIFEQVTKNAVRELWARRSKLNLVGAHINVFTGEWTQKDAGIGTSIDSFYEYLLKAYLLFGDEEYLYIFQEAYAAAMHCLYNDPWYVEVNMDSAAVVWPLFNSLQAFWPGLQVLAGDIDPAIRTHTAFFSVWKRYGFTPEGFNLATFSVQHGQRSYPLRPELMESTYWLYKATRDPKYLDAGREMVASLQYSARCPCGYCHISDVEFHKQEDHMESFFLAETVKYLWLLFDLAVGPDNLVDNGPYKYIFSTEGHLLPATPEISLVQEHCSYFGAYCNTSNIRQDASDVATNPLDNLHGRVGTALPSNSRFSDSTPISGLIKGVCPGLTHGQKFGISYVLPSHRAHEDVSRNQGEQTNAESHSMVVVQSQNSDYSPSENKNYHEKLVESSEGE, encoded by the exons ATGTTTTATCATGCATTTAATGGTTACATGGACCATGCTTTCCCACTTGATGAATTAAGGCCTCATTCTTGTGGGGGTGAAGATAGCCTCGGTGGATATGCCCTAACTTTG ATTGACGCTTTAGACACACTAGCTTTACTTGGTGATCGGGACCGCTTTGCTGCCTCTGTTGAATGGATTGGTAAAAACCTTCAGTTTAATATA AATAAGACAGTATCTGTTTTTGAGACTACCATCCGGGTCCTCGGGGGTTTGCTCTCCGCACATCTTATAGCAAGCGATTATGCTACG GGCATGAGAATTCCAACATATGACAACCAGTTGCTGAACTTAGCTGAGGATCTAGGTCGACGATTGTTACCTGCATTCGACACTCCTTCAG GAATTCCTTTTGGATCTGTCAATCTAATGTATGGAGTTGATGAACATGAAAGCAGG ATTACATCAACAGCTGGCGGTGGGACTTTGAGTTTGGAATTTGGAGTGCTCAGCCGATTGACAAATGATCCCA TATTTGAACAAGTTACCAAGAACGCAGTGCGTGAACTTTGGGCTCGCCGTTCAAAGCTCAATTTAGTTGGTGCCCATATTAATGTTTTTACAGGTGAATGGACACAGAAG GATGCTGGAATAGGAACTAGTATTGATTCTTTCTATGAGTATCTTCTAAAG GCCTATCTGTTATTTGGAGATGAAGAATATCTGTACATATTTCAAGAAGCTTATGCCGCTGCTATGCACTGTCTTTATAATGATCCTTG GTATGTAGAGGTAAATATGGATTCTGCTGCTGTTGTGTGGCCATTGTTTAACAGTTTGCAAGCATTCTGGCCAGGACTTCAG GTTTTAGCTGGAGATATTGATCCTGCAATTCGAACTCATACTGCCTTCTTTAGTGTATGGAAAAGATATGGTTTCACTCCAGAAGGTTTCAATCTTGCTACATTCAGTGTTCAG CATGGACAAAGAAGTTATCCGCTGCGTCCAGAGTTAATGGAGAGCACATATTGGCTCTATAAAGCTACTAGAGATCCCAA GTATCTTGATGCAGGACGTGAAATGGTTGCCAGCTTACAGTACAGTGCACGGTGCCCCTGTGGATATTGTCATATCTCAGATGTAGAGTTCCATAAGCAGGAAGATCATATGGAGAGTTTCTTTCTAGCCGAAACA GTTAAATATTTGTGGCTACTCTTTGATTTGGCTGTGGGACCTGATAACCTTGTTGATAATGGACCATACAA GTACATCTTTAGTACTGAAGGCCACCTATTGCCCGCAACCCCTGAAATATCTTTAGTGCAGGAACATTGCTCATATTTTGGGGCTTATTGTAATACTAGCAACATTAGACAGGATGCATCAGATGTTGCAACTAATCCTCTAGATAACTTACATGGAAGGGTTGGCACTGCATTACCATCTAACTCCCGTTTTTCTGATTCAACTCCTATATCAGGATTAATAAAA GGGGTTTGCCCAGGACTAACTCATGGGCAAAAGTTTGGTATATCATATGTGTTACCAAGCCACAGAGCTCATGAGGATGTCTCCAGGAACCAAGGAGAGCAAACTAATGCTGAGAGCCATTCAATGGTGGTAGTGCAAAGCCAAAATTCTGATTACTCACCATCAGAAAATAAGAATTACCATGAAAAGTTGGTGGAATCGAGTGAGGGAGAATGA
- the LOC133710225 gene encoding alpha-mannosidase I MNS4 isoform X1, translating to MPSAPILLSLFFIFLSAYSHIFLHPALADGVTPEEAKQLRDEVREMFYHAFNGYMDHAFPLDELRPHSCGGEDSLGGYALTLIDALDTLALLGDRDRFAASVEWIGKNLQFNINKTVSVFETTIRVLGGLLSAHLIASDYATGMRIPTYDNQLLNLAEDLGRRLLPAFDTPSGIPFGSVNLMYGVDEHESRITSTAGGGTLSLEFGVLSRLTNDPIFEQVTKNAVRELWARRSKLNLVGAHINVFTGEWTQKDAGIGTSIDSFYEYLLKAYLLFGDEEYLYIFQEAYAAAMHCLYNDPWYVEVNMDSAAVVWPLFNSLQAFWPGLQVLAGDIDPAIRTHTAFFSVWKRYGFTPEGFNLATFSVQHGQRSYPLRPELMESTYWLYKATRDPKYLDAGREMVASLQYSARCPCGYCHISDVEFHKQEDHMESFFLAETVKYLWLLFDLAVGPDNLVDNGPYKYIFSTEGHLLPATPEISLVQEHCSYFGAYCNTSNIRQDASDVATNPLDNLHGRVGTALPSNSRFSDSTPISGLIKGVCPGLTHGQKFGISYVLPSHRAHEDVSRNQGEQTNAESHSMVVVQSQNSDYSPSENKNYHEKLVESSEGE from the exons ATGCCCTCAGCTCCAATTCTCCTATCCCTCTTCTTCATTTTCCTCTCTGCATATTCCCACATCTTCCTCCACCCAGCTCTCGCCGATGGCGTCACTCCCGAGGAGGCTAAGCAGCTCAGGGACGAG GTCAGGGAAATGTTTTATCATGCATTTAATGGTTACATGGACCATGCTTTCCCACTTGATGAATTAAGGCCTCATTCTTGTGGGGGTGAAGATAGCCTCGGTGGATATGCCCTAACTTTG ATTGACGCTTTAGACACACTAGCTTTACTTGGTGATCGGGACCGCTTTGCTGCCTCTGTTGAATGGATTGGTAAAAACCTTCAGTTTAATATA AATAAGACAGTATCTGTTTTTGAGACTACCATCCGGGTCCTCGGGGGTTTGCTCTCCGCACATCTTATAGCAAGCGATTATGCTACG GGCATGAGAATTCCAACATATGACAACCAGTTGCTGAACTTAGCTGAGGATCTAGGTCGACGATTGTTACCTGCATTCGACACTCCTTCAG GAATTCCTTTTGGATCTGTCAATCTAATGTATGGAGTTGATGAACATGAAAGCAGG ATTACATCAACAGCTGGCGGTGGGACTTTGAGTTTGGAATTTGGAGTGCTCAGCCGATTGACAAATGATCCCA TATTTGAACAAGTTACCAAGAACGCAGTGCGTGAACTTTGGGCTCGCCGTTCAAAGCTCAATTTAGTTGGTGCCCATATTAATGTTTTTACAGGTGAATGGACACAGAAG GATGCTGGAATAGGAACTAGTATTGATTCTTTCTATGAGTATCTTCTAAAG GCCTATCTGTTATTTGGAGATGAAGAATATCTGTACATATTTCAAGAAGCTTATGCCGCTGCTATGCACTGTCTTTATAATGATCCTTG GTATGTAGAGGTAAATATGGATTCTGCTGCTGTTGTGTGGCCATTGTTTAACAGTTTGCAAGCATTCTGGCCAGGACTTCAG GTTTTAGCTGGAGATATTGATCCTGCAATTCGAACTCATACTGCCTTCTTTAGTGTATGGAAAAGATATGGTTTCACTCCAGAAGGTTTCAATCTTGCTACATTCAGTGTTCAG CATGGACAAAGAAGTTATCCGCTGCGTCCAGAGTTAATGGAGAGCACATATTGGCTCTATAAAGCTACTAGAGATCCCAA GTATCTTGATGCAGGACGTGAAATGGTTGCCAGCTTACAGTACAGTGCACGGTGCCCCTGTGGATATTGTCATATCTCAGATGTAGAGTTCCATAAGCAGGAAGATCATATGGAGAGTTTCTTTCTAGCCGAAACA GTTAAATATTTGTGGCTACTCTTTGATTTGGCTGTGGGACCTGATAACCTTGTTGATAATGGACCATACAA GTACATCTTTAGTACTGAAGGCCACCTATTGCCCGCAACCCCTGAAATATCTTTAGTGCAGGAACATTGCTCATATTTTGGGGCTTATTGTAATACTAGCAACATTAGACAGGATGCATCAGATGTTGCAACTAATCCTCTAGATAACTTACATGGAAGGGTTGGCACTGCATTACCATCTAACTCCCGTTTTTCTGATTCAACTCCTATATCAGGATTAATAAAA GGGGTTTGCCCAGGACTAACTCATGGGCAAAAGTTTGGTATATCATATGTGTTACCAAGCCACAGAGCTCATGAGGATGTCTCCAGGAACCAAGGAGAGCAAACTAATGCTGAGAGCCATTCAATGGTGGTAGTGCAAAGCCAAAATTCTGATTACTCACCATCAGAAAATAAGAATTACCATGAAAAGTTGGTGGAATCGAGTGAGGGAGAATGA